acacctttagcacataatatccaaacatcctgatcgtgttttaaacaattaacaacggtgcatgggagttgtgaatatacagtttcataaattttgaatgttttttttgcttactaccaaattggaagagaaaatagaatagaaaaatagaagagaaaatagaatgaacaggtgtcccatcttcccccaccctactgtaagtAGATcaataacattcattcatatcgGTTGCCTCCGTTGTGTGCTTGCAAGTAGTCTTATCGTATTATTAACACATTTGTCCTTTTTCCTGTCAGAGCTCCAATCCTTTGCCGATTTCTGCCGTTCCAATGCTTTAGAAAACATAACCTCAGCTTCTTCGAACTTCTCCATTCTTAGAAACTCCACGGCAAGGTTATGGCTGCTGATTCCATACACAGCGTGGTCCTGAGCCCCAGCGCCGTAGCCTTCCTCCATAACTTCTAAACACTTCTTGAGGCTCCGAATTTTGTCGTCATATAAATACCCGTTGCTGTAATCGTCCCCCAACCTTGAATACGCTGTCCCTAACTTCCACGTCTCGCATTTTCTTGTTCTGTATATTCGGTCGATCATTTCTGTTAAccttgaatgaataaataaatgaatgttacttgtttaacctcacatggcgggataacgacagtcattataacacgggtgttctgtttcatacacctcgtgccagcttacaagttaccacatatgtaacttatttatcctcacatggcggggcaactaccgtcgttataatacgagtgttctgtttcatacacctcgtgtcagcttacgagttacaacctatgtaactttgtgggtgatcatttttatgtatgactgacagcttatacaacccattagtgaccactgtgttgggAAAATTGcggttaggtgtcttgcccaaggacacatacgccaacaatggtagcagcgtcgagccacTACCTATGTGAAGGCCTGCGTGTATGCACTATATACTACCACAGCACTCGTACCTTATAAGTGACTGCCGAGTAAACTGCGTAAGTTGTTCGTTAAAACGTGGGATATCCATGTTCTGTAATCCAGTCATGCAGTTAAGAATCCCCGTTGCGCCTGAGTCCGCGTTCCTACATCGCTCAAAGATGTCAGCTGAGCAGTTGTAGATCCAAGCCGCTCTGGAGAATGCGGAACTCTGCGCGTATCTTTAAGAATGATAGATTTAATATACAATGCTGTTCGATaagctaaatatatatatcacataATTTCTCATGTTTCCTAGAATTGTGTTCTTAACAATTTCAGCGCTCTTGGGGTAATGAGGATGGACGGTTTGTATGATTcggtaaataatctttgtttaccaccaaatgggacgagaaaagagaatgaaaatataaaccaatttAACCCAACATActaatatttgaaacaaaacagacGTGTGCCTCTACACTCGAGAAAGACACAAATCGAAAGCATCCATTCATTGTTACCATGCAGATAGACTTTACTTACCTTTCGCCGATCTCTCTGATACTTTCGGCAAAGTTGGAGCTGAATTCGTCACCAGAAGCTGCCGTCTCTTTCAGCAGTCGTATCGCGTCAGAGAAATAcctgaatataaataaacgtatgtaacttatttatcctcacatggcgaggataacgacagtcgttataacatggccgttctgtttcatacacctcgtgccagcttacaagttaccacgtatgttacttcgtgggtggTTGTTTTCCTACCTCATACTATCATCGAGCCGGCCACAATGACGTAGAGTGAatgcaaactttaaaagaaacgTTGTTCGTCCATTCCCTGCAACACTGACCATGCATTTTTCGAATAATGGTAatgcttgtttgtattcttTCAACTCCCAAAGCGTGTGGGCGTCGTCTGCAATGCAAAACAATGTAACTAGCTTgcatgtatatacatatagtgaACAATACACTTAAAagcttataacatgggtgtttcttatacaccagatacacattgtgcattcatacacctcatgctcactgtcgagttataacatgggtgtcttcttatacaccaggcacacatggtgtattcatacacctcatgctcactgtcgagttataacatgagtgtttcttatacaccagatacacatggtgtattcatacacctcatgcttactgtcgagttataacatgggtgtcttcttatacaccagacacacatggtgtattcatacacctcatgctcactgtcgagttataacatgcgggtcttcttatacaccagatacacatggtgtattcatacacctcatgctcactgtcgagttataacatgtgtgtcttcttatacaccagacacacatggtgtggttatacacctca
The genomic region above belongs to Ciona intestinalis unplaced genomic scaffold, KH HT000094.2, whole genome shotgun sequence and contains:
- the LOC108950279 gene encoding uncharacterized protein LOC108950279; its protein translation is MDAEVTNLKILPSEIRGVRSSLCWRADLVDISTALFKGIPENFLTSVVRNGGVSAAICFAVYRVYPDALLRNFRSAGDSGMKFTIDKGGRLLDDVKAGRADDVIGTFLKNLPTSLADEYYNLYENGKQLRFRLSPQNSDNLESTHNSKPTTPNEMHSDSFKSTTADTKTANKPKATENQTSTKESTNLQTTDTQTAVSTPFMFDLLSLAEDDAHTLWELKEYKQALPLFEKCMVSVAGNGRTTFLLKFAFTLRHCGRLDDSMRYFSDAIRLLKETAASGDEFSSNFAESIREIGERYAQSSAFSRAAWIYNCSADIFERCRNADSGATGILNCMTGLQNMDIPRFNEQLTQFTRQSLIRLTEMIDRIYRTRKCETWKLGTAYSRLGDDYSNGYLYDDKIRSLKKCLEVMEEGYGAGAQDHAVYGISSHNLAVEFLRMEKFEEAEVMFSKALERQKSAKDWSSDRKKDKCVNNTIRLLASTQRRQPI